The DNA segment CATCACTGTCGAGTACGTCGGACGACGCCCGGATGCGGTCGAGAAACGCGAGGCCGGCGAAGGAGAGATCGACGCGCTGATCCGCGATCTCGCCGCCGAACGCGACGCGACGCTTCTGACCAGCGATGTCGTCCAGAGCGAGGTCGCACGGGCGAAGGGGCTCGACGTCATCTATCTCGAGCCCCACGGCCGGGACATCGAGCGACTCTCGATCGAGAACTTCTTCGACGAGTCGACCATGTCGGTCCACCTCAAGGTCGGCGTCGCCCCGAAGGTCAAGCGCGGCGACATCGGTGACATGCACTACCAGCGGATCCGCGACGAGCCGGCCACCGAATCCGAACTGACGGAGTACGCCCACGAGATCGAGGAGAGCGCTCGGGCCAGCCCCGACGGGTTCCTCGAACTTGACGAGCCAGGGATGAGTATCGTCCAGTTCCGCGAGTACCGGATCGCCATCGCCCGGCCCCCCTTCGCCGACGCGCTGGAGATCACCGCAGTCCGGCCGATCGTCAAGACCGACCTCGACGACTACGAGTACGCCGACGAACTCCGCGATCGCCTCGCCACCCAACAGCGCGGCGTCCTCATCTCCGGGTCACCGGGGGCCGGCAAGTCCACGTTCGCCCAGGCTGTCGCGGAGTTTCTGACTGACAACGACTACGCGGTCAAGACCATGGAGAAGCCCCGGGACCTCCAGGTCGGTGACGACATCACCCAGTATACGGCACTGGGCGGGGAGATGGCCAAGACCGCCGACTCGCTGTTGATGGTCCGGCCGGACTACACCATCTACGACGAGGTCCGCAAGACCGACGACTTCGAGGTGTTCGCGGACATGCGCCTTGCAGGTGTGGGGATGATCGGCGTCGTCCACGCTACTCGCGCGATCGACGCCCTCCAGCGACTCGTCGGACGGGTCGAACTCGGGATGATCCCCCAGATCGTCGATACCGTCGTCTACATCGAAGCCGGCGAGATCGCCAAGGTCTACGACGTACAGACGGAGGTCAAGGTTCCGGAGGGACTGATGGAGGAAGACCTGGCACGGCCGGTCATCACTATCAAGGACTTCGAGACCGGCCGCCCGGAGTACGAGATATACACGTTCAACCGCCAGGTCGTGACGGTGCCGCTGAACGAAGGCGAGAGCGACGAGAGCGGCGTCGACCGGATCGCACGCCAGGAGATCCAGCGCGAGATCCGCTCGGTCGCGGATGGCCACGTCGAGGTCGAACTGCAAGGTTCGAACCGTGCGGTCGTCTGGGTCGAAGAACACGACATCAGCCACGTCATCGGCAAGGGCGGCGGTCGGATCTCCGACATCGAGAACCGACTCGGCATCGAGATCGACGTGCGCACCTTCGACGAACGGCCCGGCGGAAAGTCCGGATCGAGTGCCGAGAGCAATGACGCCGGATCGACCG comes from the Halapricum desulfuricans genome and includes:
- a CDS encoding PINc/VapC family ATPase gives rise to the protein MDVVPDTSVVIDGRVSEQIADGDLAGATIVVPEAVVGELEAQANDSRQQGWDGLEELQKLADLHDAGDITVEYVGRRPDAVEKREAGEGEIDALIRDLAAERDATLLTSDVVQSEVARAKGLDVIYLEPHGRDIERLSIENFFDESTMSVHLKVGVAPKVKRGDIGDMHYQRIRDEPATESELTEYAHEIEESARASPDGFLELDEPGMSIVQFREYRIAIARPPFADALEITAVRPIVKTDLDDYEYADELRDRLATQQRGVLISGSPGAGKSTFAQAVAEFLTDNDYAVKTMEKPRDLQVGDDITQYTALGGEMAKTADSLLMVRPDYTIYDEVRKTDDFEVFADMRLAGVGMIGVVHATRAIDALQRLVGRVELGMIPQIVDTVVYIEAGEIAKVYDVQTEVKVPEGLMEEDLARPVITIKDFETGRPEYEIYTFNRQVVTVPLNEGESDESGVDRIARQEIQREIRSVADGHVEVELQGSNRAVVWVEEHDISHVIGKGGGRISDIENRLGIEIDVRTFDERPGGKSGSSAESNDAGSTGSTGDVVTPEITSRHVIVPAHEYTGDTVEVQADSEYLFTATVSRGGEIQVSRGSAIAEELEQAIDRGKQITVVPS